A single Mercenaria mercenaria strain notata chromosome 9, MADL_Memer_1, whole genome shotgun sequence DNA region contains:
- the LOC123528331 gene encoding uncharacterized protein LOC123528331 — protein sequence MASYLLQSRADNTVKKYQSSFDQFKSYCDINSLVSKPALPISVAMYFTSLLDQGKSDNVVSAAYYGIKWVHNINDLQDPTENSIVKQLLETAKRISSKPVQKKDVVSSEMLQALCLTYQDSVDIIDLRDLSMIMLAYAGFLRMNEVSNLHCNDVQFNSDHLVLKIRQSKTDVYRDGSEIVIAKGCSSACPYSMLQRYMSAAHLSINSDEYLFKPAFRSKHVASLIGKNKKLSYTRAKECIVEKLKSVAPRP from the coding sequence ATGGCGAGTTATCTTTTACAATCAAGGGCAGACAATACAGTAAAAAAGTATCAGAGTTCTTTTGATCAGTTTAAATCATATTGTGATATAAACAGCCTAGTATCTAAACCGGCGTTACCTATCAGCGTAGCAATGTACTTTACCAGTTTACTTGATCAAGGCAAGTCAGACAATGTCGTGTCTGCAGCTTACTATGGAATAAAATGGGTACATAATATCAACGATCTTCAGGACCCGACGGAAAACAGTATCGTCAAACAATTGTTAGAAACTGCGAAACGTATAAGTTCCAAGCCAGTACAGAAGAAAGACGTTGTAAGCTCAGAAATGTTACAAGCACTTTGCTTAACATATCAAGATAGTGTTGATATTATTGATTTGAGGGATTTGTCAATGATTATGTTAGCCTATGCAGGTTTTCTGCGTATGAACGAAGTCAGTAATTTGCATTGCAATGATGTACAATTCAATTCCGACCATCTAGTTTTGAAAATAAGGCAAAGCAAAACAGACGTTTATAGAGATGGTTCAGAAATAGTTATTGCTAAAGGTTGTTCTTCTGCATGTCCGTATTCTATGTTACAAAGATATATGTCTGCAGCACATTTGTCGATTAACTCTgatgaatatttgtttaaaccTGCATTTAGATCAAAACATGTCGCGTCTCTTATAGGAAAGAATAAAAAGTTAAGTTACACAAGGGCAAAAGAATGTattgttgaaaaattgaaaagtgttGCGCCGAGGCCTTAA